Within the Clostridium scatologenes genome, the region TCGCCTTAATAAGGAAACTGATTCCATAGCAACTATATATGATACAATAGAATCTTTAGCTGCTATTGCTGAAGAAAATTCGGCTTCGTCTCAAGAAGTAAGTGCTAATGTGGCAAATTATACTAATGAAATTAAAAAACTTATATACAATATTCAGCAGTTTAGAACAATTACAGAGCATTTTAAAGTAGAATTAAGCAAATATAAAATTTAAAAGACTTAAACATATTAGAAAGTGGTTGTTTTAATATATAATTATGAATTTCTATACAATTAATAAGATGGACAGCTTTTATATTTTATAAAGCTGTCCATTAAATTTACACGCCGTTTAAATCAAAATCTGGAATGAAACTTTTAGAAGCAGTGCCTTCCTCTTGAATAAATGCATTTTTTATACCTAAGCTTAAGCAATAGTCTATCATGCTATCATAGTGCTTGTAGTTTAAAGACTTATTAATTTCAGGAAATTTATAAGCATTATGCATAGGAACATATTGATTCATTAGGCTTAAATAGACAGAATCTCCAAAGGTACTATATATATAATCTATAATTTTTTTAGAATCAAATAAAAGTCCAGGTAGCATTAAATGTCTTATGATGACTCCTTTTTCAATTAAACCGTCCTTGTTAAATTTTATGTTCCCAACTTGAGAGAACATTTCTTTTACTGCATTTGAAGCATATGCAAAATAGTTTTCAGCGTTAGAATATTTTTGGGAATATTTGTTGTTAAAGTATTTGATATCAGGAAGATACACATCAATATATCCTTCTAGCAATTTTATTGTTTCTATATTTTCATATCCACTAGTATTAAATAAAATAGGAATATTAAGACCTGATGCTTTTGATATTTTTAAAGCTTCTATTATTTGAGGAACATAATGTGTTGGAGTAACTAGATTTATATTATGAGCTCCTCTTTTTTGTTGTTCTAAAAATATTTCACTTAACCTTTTTATAGATACTTCTTTACCTATATTTTCAGAACTTATTTCGTGATTCTGGCAAAAGACACATTTTAAACTGCAGTTTGAAAAAAATATAGTACCAGAACCGTTTTTTCCTGATATGCAAGGTTCCTCCCAATTATGCAATGATACTTTTGCAATTTTTATATTTTTTCCTGAATTACAGTATCCTAATTCACCTTTTAATCTATTTATACCACAGTTCCTGGGACATAATTTACAACTTTCAAGAACTTCTAACATTTTATAACACCTCTATAATTAAAGTAATTAATATAAAAACTATTATACTTTATATTTTGTTTTATGTGTATATCTAATGTATAGATTTATTTTTATTTCCCAGGTAAAAAATCAAACATTGAATTGTAAATATAAAACTTACTACTGCAAAAGCAGGGTATAAAATAGATATAAGTTTTACGAATCCAATTTGAGATATAGGTATGGATATAGCAATTATTAAAATTATAGCTTTTTTATAAGAAATATTGAATAATTCTTCAAGGTTTTTGCTTACGCTATAGATATTAGAAACTTCAGTAGAAAACATTTCCAACCAAATTATGATTAATAGCATAATTTGAATAATATTTCCAAAACGATTAGCAATGTACAATAGTGGTATTTCATATTTGAAAATATATGGTATGTTTAAAATTAGTAAGGCATTAATTAAAAATGATAATATTGTGAGCCCTATAGAACCTAGAGCAACACCCAATATTAAAGTTTTTTTGTTTCTTATTTCGGTGCTTAGAGGTACAAGTACTCCACAACAGCATAGAATGTTAAAACCTCCATATATAAGAGAAGATAGTAGCCAATTGTGTTTGTAAGCAGAAATATTTTTTAAATAAGATACATTAATGTCTTTGTAAAATGATACATATAAAATAAATATAGTCACTATAACAATAATTAGAGAAGGTACTATAAAAGAATTTATTTCAATTAATCCCTTAGTTCCTCTTAAAAGGATAACCACTGATATAAATATCATTATAATTATTCCTACCCATTTTGATACATTAAAGTATTGGTTTAGAAGAGAACCACTGCCAGCTAAGATTACAGCAGAGGTGCTTATAAGAAATATAGTTGTAAATAGGTTAGTAACTTGTCCTAGAAAACCTGGACTAACTAATGAAATAAGCCCATCATAAGAGGTTAATTTGTACTTTAAACTTAGCTGAATAACTATGTAACCCATTATTATGTAAATGATACAGCATATAAGTATACCAAAAAAGCTTTTGTAACCATAAACTGTAAAAAATTGGCTTATTTCTTGTCCAGAAGCTAAACCAGCACCAACAATAGTACCTATAAAAACAGCACTTATTTGTAATACTAAAAATAAGTTTTTCATAAATTATTTAAATCCTCCTGTATAATTGATTAATGTATAAAAACAAATATTATTTAAGCAAGCTAAAGAGTCTAGATATAATAGTATATAAGTAAATTTTTAAAATAATGATTTATAAATTAAATTTTTATTTTCAGGAAAAACTAAAGATAAATCAGTATCTTATAAAAGATAAGGAGGAGAAAAGATGAAAAGAATAAATTTCAGAATTGTTAGTAAAATTTTAATAATAATTATATTTGCAGTTGTTCCAAATATATTTATTGGATGTTC harbors:
- a CDS encoding radical SAM protein: MLEVLESCKLCPRNCGINRLKGELGYCNSGKNIKIAKVSLHNWEEPCISGKNGSGTIFFSNCSLKCVFCQNHEISSENIGKEVSIKRLSEIFLEQQKRGAHNINLVTPTHYVPQIIEALKISKASGLNIPILFNTSGYENIETIKLLEGYIDVYLPDIKYFNNKYSQKYSNAENYFAYASNAVKEMFSQVGNIKFNKDGLIEKGVIIRHLMLPGLLFDSKKIIDYIYSTFGDSVYLSLMNQYVPMHNAYKFPEINKSLNYKHYDSMIDYCLSLGIKNAFIQEEGTASKSFIPDFDLNGV
- a CDS encoding transporter, which gives rise to MKNLFLVLQISAVFIGTIVGAGLASGQEISQFFTVYGYKSFFGILICCIIYIIMGYIVIQLSLKYKLTSYDGLISLVSPGFLGQVTNLFTTIFLISTSAVILAGSGSLLNQYFNVSKWVGIIIMIFISVVILLRGTKGLIEINSFIVPSLIIVIVTIFILYVSFYKDINVSYLKNISAYKHNWLLSSLIYGGFNILCCCGVLVPLSTEIRNKKTLILGVALGSIGLTILSFLINALLILNIPYIFKYEIPLLYIANRFGNIIQIMLLIIIWLEMFSTEVSNIYSVSKNLEELFNISYKKAIILIIAISIPISQIGFVKLISILYPAFAVVSFIFTIQCLIFYLGNKNKSIH